A segment of the Myxococcales bacterium genome:
TGGTCGGCGCAACGTGATGGTTTTTACGTCGGACCGGAAGGGCTGCTACTACCACCGCTACGAGACCGGCGAACGCACCAACTTTGTCGGCACTACCACGTGGCGCATCGAAGAGACTCCCACGCCGGCGACGGGCACGAAGGACAATGTCGTGGGCTTTCCCATCGTCTACAGCACCGACAAGGGCAACTCCCACAAGTCCGACCTCTACAGCCCCGAGGTCCGCGAAATCTGGGGTTCAGGCATCGTCTCGTCCGGGGGCCAGCTCGTTCAGACCGGCACGGCGCTCGATTGCGACAGAAACGGCACCAAGTGATCCGGCGCCGATGACGGCTGGTCGACGCACTCTCGTCGACGTTTGACGATGCCGCGGTGCGCCTCCTTGACGGCGGCGCCTCGCTGCCTACGTTGCCACGACACCGATGGCTCGCTGCATGGCGCCTGGACACGCGAACGAGCCCTTTCGGCTGAGCAAGCGGGGTTGAGCGTTCGTGTACCGAAGCGATGATGGGGCCGCGTTCGCGCGCGCGAACGCGGCGTGGAGTCGGTGGGAGAGCGCGGAGACTACGCTGAGGGCCCTGTCCGCGACCGACGATCGGAAGCGCAAACCGCGGGCCGCGACGGAGCCCGCCGAGACGATGTCCGCGACCGAGCTGCTCCTCCTCTCGGAGCGCCTTGAGGCCGAGGCCATCGACCTCGAGCGAGAGTTGCGCGTCGTCCAACACGCGCGCGACGCGTCGGCCCCGAAGGCTCGCGGTGCGGCCGCGGCAACGCCCGCGTTGCCGGCCTCGCCCTTGGGCACCGCCTTGGCCCGTCACGCAGCTTTGGGCACCCGCCTTCGCCTGATCGCTCCGCTGATCGTCGCCGCTCGCGCCGGTCGCGAGGAGCGGAGCCTCGAGCCTTCGTCGCTCCTCGAGCGTCGACCCTCGACGCGCGGCGCCAACGACCCCGCGGCCGTCGCCGAACTCGCGGCTCGCATCGACGCCCAGTGCGACGCTGTCGTTTCCGAACTCGAGCGCATCGGGCTCGCGCGGGCGACGGGCCATTGGCAAGAGCGAGCCCACGAAGCGCTCCTCGTTCGGACGCTCCTCGCCGAGACACGTTATGAGCGGGCTGCAAGCAAGCTCGCTGAAGCGCGCTCGCCGACTCGGCTGCCGAAGGTTGCGGACCTCAGCGGGCTCGAGTCGCAGGCAGATCTGGTGGCCCGACTCGCGCTGCTTGAGGCGGAGCTCGCGAGGACACCTCCGATGGCCGCCGCCGATGAGGTCGATGCGGCCCGCGCCGTGCTCGCCGAGCGTTGGGCGCGCTACTCGGACCGCGTCCTTGCGCTGGCTCCTCAGCAACGCGCGACTCTCGGACCCTTGCCGGAGCTCGGTGACCTCGGCGCTCGTGAAGCGATCGATCGAGCCATCGCCGCCGTCTCAACGGCCCTCACGCGCCTCCCCGAGGCAGCGGCGAGCGCGGCCGACAGACGCGGCGCTAGCAGCGCCGAGCGAGTATCGCCTGACGTCAAGCGGGGACAACGTGACCTTCGTCGGGCAGTTTCGTTCCTCGAGCTGGTCGCGGGTGCGTTCGGAGCCCTGCTCTTCGGGCTCGCTTGCCTCGCCGTGGTCAACATGCTGCTCCCGAGACCGGGGCAGCCAAACTTCGTTTGGAACCACGCATCATGGAGCCTGCCCTTGGCCATTTTGTTGGGGGTGGCCGCACTCTACGCGACTCGGCGTCGGACGGCGTCGTCCGCTCGAGTCAAGTCGTCGCCGGACCTCGCCCGCGTTCGTGCCATCGACGTTGTCCCGGTAGACGCCGACGAAGAAGAACACGTTGAAGCCCGTCGGCGAACGCGGCTGTGAGGACGCAGGGGTACCGACGGCGCTCGAAGCGCGGCGCCGAGCCTTCCCTCATGGTTACGGCGGCAATACGAGCTCGACGTGCTCCTTCACCAGATCGAGGAACGCGCTTAGTCGAGGTATCGCCTGCGAGCCCTGCCGGTAGACGACGAAGAACGGGGAGGGCGTCGGCACGAAGCCCGCGAGAAGCTCTACGACAGCGTTCCTCCCGAGCGCCTCGTCCGCGAGCGCACTCGGGATGCGTGACACGCCGAGACCTCGCACGGCGGCGTCGAACGCCATGGGCAAGCTGCTCACGATGAGGCGGCCCCTCACGGCAACGTTGACGGTTCGCTCGGCCGCTCGGAACGTCCAGCGGCCGCCGCGCGCGAGCGGCGGATACACGACGCACTCATGCGTGGCCAGATCGGCGGGCCTTCGCGGTCTTCCGCGGCGCTTCAGGTACTCCGGGCTCGCCACGCAGCGCAACGTGCCTCGACCTAGCTCGCGCGCCACCAGCGACTCGTCACCGACGCCGCCGGCGCGAAACGCGAGATCGAAGCCTTCTTGAACCAGATCGACGTGGCGATCGGTGAGGAAGATCTCCAGCTCGACCTGCGGATTCGCGGAGAGGTATCGCTCGGCGATGGGGCCGAGGTAGCGCTCGCCGAAGGCCGGTGCCGCTGTGATGCGCAGTCGCCCGCTCGCTTCGACGACGGTCTTCCGGACGCTGCGGGCCGCCTCGTGCAGTTGACTCAGCGCCGGCTGACACTCCTCCAAGTAGCGCTTGCCGGCGTCTGTAAGCGACACGCTGCGTGTGGTTCGTTTGAGAAGCCGCGCGCCAAGCTCGCGCTCGAGACCGGCGACCTTCCGACTCACGGTGGAGCGAGGCACACCGAGGCGGTCGGCCGCGCCACGAAAGCTCACGCTCTCCGCCACCTGGACGAAAACGGCGAGGGCGTCGAGGCTTACTGTCCCATTCATGGGACAAATCGTCTCACGTAACGCCCATTGATGCGACGGCTTCCTGGCCTCATGGTCATCCGAAAGGATGGCACCGATGACGACAACGATGACGGCGACGGAAAGCGAGAACCAGCGCGAGCTCCTCACGGGCGGAATCTGGAAGGGCGCAGGGATCGGCGCCGCCGTCGGCGCCGTGGGAAACGTCGTGCTCTACGGCATCGCCAACGCCTCGGGCATCTCCATGGTGGGCGAGTTCATGCGAGGACAGCCGCCCTTGCCGATGCCCTTCGCGCCGGTGATCATCTCGAGCTTCATTCCGGCCATTTTCGCGGCGCTGGTGGCCATGGCGCTCAATCGGTTCACCGCCAGACCGGCGAGAATTTTCACGGTCGTCGCGGTCGTCTTCGGGCTTGTCTCGATGGTCGGACCCGCGTCAATCGCCGGCGCCGGAGTGGGCCTCCGTGTGGTCCTCGCACTTATGCATTTGGTCTCCGGCTTGACCATTACGATGGGAATCTTGCGCCTAGGCAGACGCTAAGCGAGCCGGCCCGCTGCGCGACAACTGC
Coding sequences within it:
- a CDS encoding LysR family transcriptional regulator, whose translation is MNGTVSLDALAVFVQVAESVSFRGAADRLGVPRSTVSRKVAGLERELGARLLKRTTRSVSLTDAGKRYLEECQPALSQLHEAARSVRKTVVEASGRLRITAAPAFGERYLGPIAERYLSANPQVELEIFLTDRHVDLVQEGFDLAFRAGGVGDESLVARELGRGTLRCVASPEYLKRRGRPRRPADLATHECVVYPPLARGGRWTFRAAERTVNVAVRGRLIVSSLPMAFDAAVRGLGVSRIPSALADEALGRNAVVELLAGFVPTPSPFFVVYRQGSQAIPRLSAFLDLVKEHVELVLPP